A region of Thermoleophilaceae bacterium DNA encodes the following proteins:
- a CDS encoding VOC family protein, producing the protein MELLVSNLAASIEHFTEIMGLQLSAQEGDRAYLRAWQDRDHHTLVLTEAPESGLGHVGWRVETRAEVEEIERDLNARGIATSWGDAHEGRGHGEGLRFLTPGGLPFELYWEVEYFVAPPERASRFPSHPSRIGTRGIVPRRFDHVTLGVLDPRAEQEFLTDALGIQHRYYGEAPDGSRIGSWMSRTNIAHEIAVGRLGATDGPALHHLAYYAESPDSLLNGASMLVDQGYKLDFGPARHGTSSATALYWKEPSGNRIEVWTGGLLIFDPDWEATRWDGDLILAGIGDEWGTSQMSEDFISGTIVSRDLMAGAKT; encoded by the coding sequence ATCGAGCACTTCACCGAGATCATGGGCCTCCAGCTTTCAGCCCAGGAGGGTGACCGGGCGTACCTGCGGGCGTGGCAGGACCGCGACCACCACACGCTCGTGCTCACCGAGGCGCCCGAGTCGGGGCTGGGGCACGTGGGCTGGCGGGTGGAAACCAGGGCGGAGGTGGAGGAGATCGAGCGCGACCTGAACGCCCGCGGCATCGCGACGAGCTGGGGCGACGCGCACGAGGGGCGCGGCCACGGGGAGGGGCTGCGCTTTCTGACCCCGGGCGGGCTGCCGTTCGAGCTCTACTGGGAGGTCGAGTACTTCGTGGCGCCTCCGGAGCGGGCGTCCAGGTTCCCGAGCCATCCATCGAGGATCGGGACGCGCGGCATCGTGCCGAGGCGCTTCGACCACGTGACCCTCGGCGTGCTGGACCCGCGGGCCGAGCAGGAGTTCCTGACCGACGCGCTCGGCATCCAACATCGCTACTACGGTGAGGCGCCGGACGGAAGCCGAATCGGGTCGTGGATGAGCCGCACCAACATCGCGCACGAGATCGCGGTGGGCAGGCTCGGCGCCACCGACGGCCCGGCGCTGCACCACCTCGCGTACTACGCGGAGTCGCCGGATTCGTTGCTGAACGGGGCCAGCATGCTCGTGGACCAGGGGTACAAGCTCGACTTCGGCCCGGCGCGCCACGGCACGAGCAGCGCCACCGCCCTCTACTGGAAGGAACCGTCCGGCAATCGAATCGAGGTCTGGACCGGCGGCCTTCTGATCTTCGACCCCGACTGGGAGGCCACGAGATGGGACGGTGACCTGATTCTCGCCGGGATAGGGGACGAGTGGGGCACCTCCCAGATGTCGGAGGACTTCATCAGCGGCACGATCGTCTCCCGCGATCTCATGGCCGGCGCCAAGACCTGA